The following proteins come from a genomic window of Triticum aestivum cultivar Chinese Spring chromosome 6A, IWGSC CS RefSeq v2.1, whole genome shotgun sequence:
- the LOC123132167 gene encoding guanine nucleotide-binding protein subunit gamma 2 isoform X2, with translation MRGEANGGDRRPRDEEEPPQQPEEEQDRTSRPSSGQQQQPAAAGAAATTRSVGYVGKHRLSAAIQRLDQELQSLQDELNELETMEPASAACREVITSTEGKPDPLLPITSSPENSSWDRWFQRVRSSRSNKWWQSKGSDFA, from the exons ATGAGGGGGGAGGCCAACGGAGGGGACCGGCGGCCGCGGGACGAGGAGGAGCCGCCGCAGCAGCCGGAGGAGGAGCAGGACAGGACGTCGAGGCCGTCTTccgggcagcagcagcagccggctgcggcgggggcggcggcgacgacgaggagcGTGGGGTACGTGGGGAAGCACCGCCTCTCCGCCGCCATCCAGCGCCTCGACCAGGAGCTGCAGTCACTCCAG GATGAATTGAATGAGCTTGAAACCATGGAACCTGCATCTGCGGCATGCCGGGA GGTGATCACAAGTACTGAAGGAAAACCTGACCCGCTTCTTCCAAT CACAAGTAGCCCGGAGAACTCTTCATGGGACAGGTGGTTCCAGCGCGTGCGAAGCTCTCGCAGCAACAAATGGTGGCAATCCAAAGGCTCCGATTTTGCCTAG
- the LOC123132165 gene encoding leucine-rich repeat extensin-like protein 4, which produces MPLPSHLITTLPSPRLIPTSLTSFLPRSPPPCSCLHPATFSILPRSQLNAAMIRRGMPPPLALLLLLALLGAFAAAQQEGNVPEQYAASLATRFDAPAGWPFPNPRLRAAYAALQAWKQTAIFSDPANFTANWQGPDVCRYNGVYCAPAPSAAYHGAPLTVAGIDLNHADIAGYIPASLPLGLPDLALLHLNSNRFCGVVPDTFRRLRLLHELDLSNNRFVGAFPEVVLALPSLRYLDLRFNDFEGSIPPALFDRPLDAIFLNSNRLRNPIPANLGNSPASVVVLAHNRLGGCIPPSIGRMADTLNEIVLIDDMLTGCVPPQVGLLKKVTVFDVSGNRLQGALPAAVGGMAAVEELDVAGNLFEGAVPAAVCGLAGLKNFTYTDNFITSRPGCAQATADGAWNCIPGAPAQRPAAQCAAAASHPFDCSKAQCQFPAYTPATPTTPGGGKPSSPSYPSPPSSTTTPSSHSPPKGSGTPAYPSPHQGSTTPSYPSPPSSSSTPSYHSPPQGSTTPSPPGSTTPSYPTPPSSSSTPSYHSPPQGSTTPSPPGSTTPSYPTPPSSSSTPSYHSPPQGSTTPSPPQGSTTPSYPTPPSSSSTPSSHSPPQSTPGTPSYPSPSSGTPMPVGGHAPPPPTSADKPDGRYAPPPGSYGPTTPSGSHQTPSPPTEYPGYALPPHSPGTPATTTPPSETHPGTPSSPSSGATTPSTPEHCAPPSQGGSTGHPTPAGANLPFPPVYGVAYGSPPPPMKPYN; this is translated from the coding sequence ATGCCACTGCCCTCACACCTCATCACCACGCTCCCCTCCCCCCGCTTGATCCCGACCTCCCTCACCTCCTTCCTCCCTCGCTCTCCTCCACCTTGCTCTTGCTTGCATCCAGCCACATTCTCCATTCTCCCCAGATCACAGCTCAACGCAGCCATGATCCGGCGCGGCATGCCGCCGCCGCTCGCGCTCCTGCTCCTGCTCGCGCTGCTCGGCGCGTTCGCCGCGGCGCAGCAGGAGGGCAACGTGCCGGAGCAGTACGCGGCGTCGCTGGCCACCCGCTTCGACGCGCCGGCGGGCTGGCCGTTCCCGAACCCGCGCCTGCGGGCGGCCTACGCGGCGCTGCAGGCCTGGAAGCAGACGGCCATCTTCTCCGACCCGGCCAACTTCACCGCCAACTGGCAGGGCCCCGACGTCTGCCGCTACAACGGCGTCTACTGCGCGCCCGCCCCCTCCGCCGCCTACCACGGCGCACCACTCACCGTCGCCGGGATCGACCTCAACCACGCCGACATCGCCGGCTACATCCCCGCCTCCCTCCCGCTGGGGCTCCCGGACCTGGCGCTGCTGCACCTCAACTCCAACCGCTTCTGCGGCGTCGTGCCCGACACCTTCCGCCGCTTGCGCCTGCTCCACGAGCTCGACCTCAGCAACAACCGCTTCGTCGGCGCCTTCCCGGAGGTGGTGCTCGCGCTGCCGTCCCTCAGGTACCTCGACCTCCGCTTCAATGACTTCGAGGGCTCCATCCCGCCGGCGCTCTTCGACCGCCCGCTCGACGCCATCTTCCTCAACTCCAACCGCCTGCGCAACCCCATCCCCGCCAACCTCGGCAACTCGCCGGCCTCCGTCGTCGTGCTCGCGCACAATCGGCTCGGCGGGTGCATCCCGCCCTCCATCGGCAGGATGGCGGACACGCTCAACGAGATCGTGCTCATCGACGACATGCTCACCGGCTGCGTCCCGCCGCAGGTGGGGCTGCTGAAGAAGGTGACGGTGTTTGATGTCAGCGGCAACCGGCTCCAGGGGGCCCTCCCCGCGGCCGTCGGCGGGATGGCGGCCGTCGAGGAGCTCGACGTCGCCGGGAACCTCTTCGAGGGCGCCGTGCCGGCCGCCGTCTGCGGCCTCGCCGGGCTCAAGAACTTCACCTACACCGACAACTTCATCACCTCGCGCCCCGGCTGCGCGCAGGCCACCGCCGACGGCGCGTGGAACTGCATCCCCGGCGCGCCCGCGCAGCGGCCGGCGGCGCAGTGCGCCGCCGCGGCCTCCCACCCGTTCGACTGCAGCAAGGCGCAATGCCAGTTCCCGGCGTACACTCCTGCCACTCCCACCACGCCCGGTGGTGGCAAGCCTTCCAGCCCGTCCTACCCGTCGCCGCCGTCAAGCACGACCACTCCGTCGTCCCACTCGCCTCCCAAGGGCTCCGGCACGCCGGCATACCCCTCGCCGCATCAGGGATCCACCACCCCGTCCTACCCGTCGCCACCGTCGAGCTCCAGCACCCCGTCATACCACTCGCCACCCCAGGGATCCACCACGCCATCGCCACCAGGCTCGACCACGCCGTCGtacccgacgccgccgtccagctCCAGCACCCCGTCGTACCACTCGCCGCCCCAGGGATCCACCACGCCATCGCCACCCGGCTCGACCACGCCGTCGTACCCGACGCCTCCGTCGAGCTCCAGCACCCCGTCGTACCACTCGCCGCCCCAGGGATCCACCACCCCATCACCACCGCAGGGCTCAACCACTCCATCGtacccgacgccgccgtccagctCCAGCACCCCGTCATCCCACTCGCCGCCGCAGAGCACGCCGGGGACCCCGTCGTACCCGTCTCCTTCGTCAGGCACCCCGAtgccagtaggaggccacgcgccgCCTCCCCCAACCTCGGCCGACAAGCCAGACGGGCGGTACGCGCCGCCTCCGGGCTCGTACGGCCCCACGACGCCCTCCGGCAGCCaccagacgccgtcgccgcccacgGAGTACCCCGGCTACGCGCTGCCTCCCCACTCGCCGGGGACACCAGCCACCACCACGCCTCCATCAGAGACGCACCCAGGCACCCCGTCCTCGCCGTCGTCGGGAGCAACAACGCCGTCCACGCCCGAGCACTGCGCGCCGCCGTCCCAGGGCGGCAGCACCGGGCACCCGACGCCGGCCGGCGCGAACCTGCCGTTCCCGCCGGTGTACGGCGTGGCATacgggtcgccgccgccgccaatgAAGCCGTACAACTAA
- the LOC123132167 gene encoding guanine nucleotide-binding protein subunit gamma 2 isoform X1: protein MRGEANGGDRRPRDEEEPPQQPEEEQDRTSRPSSGQQQQPAAAGAAATTRSVGYVGKHRLSAAIQRLDQELQSLQDELNELETMEPASAACREVITSTEGKPDPLLPITSSPENLSQQQMVAIQRLRFCLAFAEAETSCVQIESTPIRMVHRWPGNRIQPSFLENRCVCNP from the exons ATGAGGGGGGAGGCCAACGGAGGGGACCGGCGGCCGCGGGACGAGGAGGAGCCGCCGCAGCAGCCGGAGGAGGAGCAGGACAGGACGTCGAGGCCGTCTTccgggcagcagcagcagccggctgcggcgggggcggcggcgacgacgaggagcGTGGGGTACGTGGGGAAGCACCGCCTCTCCGCCGCCATCCAGCGCCTCGACCAGGAGCTGCAGTCACTCCAG GATGAATTGAATGAGCTTGAAACCATGGAACCTGCATCTGCGGCATGCCGGGA GGTGATCACAAGTACTGAAGGAAAACCTGACCCGCTTCTTCCAAT CACAAGTAGCCCGGAGAAC CTCTCGCAGCAACAAATGGTGGCAATCCAAAGGCTCCGATTTTGCCTAGCTTTCGCCGAAGCTGAGACAAGCTGTGTGCAGATTGAATCGACCCCAATCCGTATGGTCCATCGTTGGCCTGGCAACAGAATACAACCCAGTTTTCTTGAGAATCGTTGTGTATGTAATCCCTAA
- the LOC123132166 gene encoding delta-aminolevulinic acid dehydratase, chloroplastic: MASTVAFTPAVAVGANVQHSRRTSSLRPVPRARPVAARASAERDGAAAAVQARSGRTIEECEADAVAGKFPAAPPPTRPQAPNGTPEIRPLDMAKRPRRNRRSPALRAAFQETSITPANLVLPLFIHEGEEDTPIGAMPGCFRLGWRHGLLEEVYKSRDVGVNSFVLFPKVPDGLKTQTGDEAYNDNGLVPRTIHLLKDKYPDIVIYTDVALDPYSSDGHDGIVREDGVIMNDETVHQLCKQAVSQARAGADVVSPSDMMDGRVGAIRAALDAEGFHDVSIMSYTAKYASSFYGPFREALDSNPRFGDKKTYQMNPANYREALIETAADEAEGADILLVKPGLPYLDIIRLLRDNSALPIAAYQVSGEYSMIKAGGVLKMVDEEKVMMESLLCLRRAGADIILTYFARQAANVLCGSKRP; encoded by the exons ATGGCCTCCACCGTGGCCTtcacccccgccgtcgccgtcggcgccAATGTGCAGCACTCTCGGAGGACCTCTTCGCTGCGGCCCGTCCCGAGAGCCAGGCCCGTGGCCGCGAGGGCCAGCGCCGAGCGGGACGGGGCCGCGGCGGCCGTCCAGGCGCGGTCGGGGCGGACCATCGAGGAGTGCGAGGCGGACGCCGTCGCCGGGAAGttccccgccgcgccgccgccgaccaggCCGCAGGCGCCCAACGGCACCCCGGAGATCAGGCCCCTC GACATGGCGAAGCGCCCTCGCCGGAACCGGAGGTCGCCGGCGCTCCGGGCAGCGTTCCAGGAGACCAGCATTACCCCCGCGAACCTCGTCCTCCCTCTGTTCATCCACGAAG GTGAAGAAGACACTCCCATTGGAGCTATGCCTGGGTGCTTCAGGCTTGGATGGAGGCACGGGCTTCTGGAAGAG GTGTACAAGTCACGCGATGTTGGTGTTAACAGCTTTGTGCTATTTCCAAAGGTTCCTGATGGATTAAAG ACGCAAACTGGAGATGAGGCATATAATGATAATGGTTTAGTGCCGCGAACAATCCATCTGCTCAAGGATAAGTACCCTGACATT GTTATCTACACTGATGTTGCTTTGGATCCGTATTCTTCTGATGGTCATGATGGCATTGTGAGGGAAgatg GAGTCATCATGAACGATGAAACAGTCCATCAGCTGTGCAAGCAGGCAGTTTCCCAG GCTCGAGCTGGTGCTGATGTTGTCAGTCCTAGTGACATGATGGATGGTCGTGTTGGAGCAATTCGGGCTGCTTTAGATGCGGAGGGTTTCCATGATGTCTCCATCATGTCCTACACTGCCAA GTATGCTAGTTCATTTTATGGTCCATTCCGTGAAGCTTTGGATTCAAATCCACGATTTGGAGACAAGAAGAC TTATCAGATGAACCCAGCCAATTACAGAGAAGCCCTTATAGAAACTGCAGCAGATGAAGCAGAAGGAGCAGACATTCTTCTG GTGAAACCTGGATTACCATACCTGGATATTATCCGACTTCTACGGGATAATTCAGCCCTGCCGATTGCTGCATACCAG GTGTCGGGCGAGTACTCGATGATCAAGGCCGGCGGCGTGCTGAAGATGGTGGACGAGGagaaggtgatgatggagtcgctGCTGTGCCTGCGGCGCGCCGGCGCCGACATCATCCTCACCTACTTCGCCCGCCAGGCCGCCAACGTCCTCTGCGGCAGCAAGCGGCCGTAG